The following are encoded in a window of Posidoniimonas polymericola genomic DNA:
- a CDS encoding PEP-CTERM sorting domain-containing protein produces the protein MAPTVSSYRILNRCVLATAAWTAAALFAATSNATELWYDGFTSTTDGGDYVDGSPLGGQSGGSGSFFTGPWVASDYPELAANTKSYATGLSRPGLTSPATGGSASREYLADCCTESRTSRMMASPWGGFTNPDATFYVSYLVDFGGGDVNDPHHRVFEMHEGGFDDATQRNLMLGVSTFAGLGSELALNVRDSTTDTLINQPFSEGVNITELGFQGTHLVVMKFELSNSGDDVISAFLDPVGTVEPTPSASVSVGEFLADRMSAMVQFSYNTGPDGPAFFDEMRVGTEFADVAINTVAYVPEPASLALLGLCGVALGVGRRRSTKV, from the coding sequence ATGGCGCCTACGGTTTCTTCTTATCGAATTCTTAATAGGTGTGTTCTGGCTACCGCAGCCTGGACGGCCGCCGCGCTGTTCGCAGCAACCTCCAACGCGACCGAGTTGTGGTACGACGGCTTCACGTCAACTACCGACGGTGGAGACTACGTGGACGGCAGCCCGCTGGGCGGCCAGTCGGGTGGTTCCGGCAGCTTCTTCACGGGCCCGTGGGTGGCCTCCGACTACCCCGAGCTGGCCGCCAACACCAAGTCCTACGCGACCGGCCTCAGCCGGCCGGGCCTGACTTCGCCGGCGACAGGCGGCTCGGCGAGCCGTGAGTATCTGGCCGACTGCTGCACCGAGTCACGCACGTCGCGGATGATGGCGTCGCCGTGGGGCGGGTTCACCAACCCCGACGCGACCTTCTACGTCAGCTACCTCGTAGACTTCGGAGGCGGCGACGTGAACGATCCTCACCACCGCGTGTTCGAGATGCACGAGGGCGGGTTCGACGACGCCACCCAGCGCAACCTGATGCTTGGCGTCAGCACGTTCGCGGGCCTCGGCTCGGAACTGGCGCTGAACGTCCGCGACAGCACTACCGATACGCTGATCAACCAGCCGTTCAGTGAGGGCGTCAACATCACGGAGTTGGGCTTCCAGGGAACGCACCTGGTCGTGATGAAGTTCGAGCTGTCGAACTCGGGCGACGACGTGATCTCCGCCTTCCTCGACCCAGTGGGGACTGTCGAGCCGACCCCGAGTGCGTCGGTATCCGTGGGCGAGTTCCTCGCCGACCGCATGTCGGCCATGGTGCAGTTCTCCTACAACACCGGCCCCGACGGACCGGCGTTCTTTGACGAAATGCGGGTCGGCACCGAGTTCGCCGACGTCGCGATCAATACGGTTGCGTACGTGCCGGAGCCGGCGTCACTCGCGCTCCTCGGGCTCTGCGGAGTCGCGTTGGGCGTCGGCCGCCGGAGGAGCACGAAGGTCTAG
- a CDS encoding LacI family DNA-binding transcriptional regulator has product MAATIYDIAREAGVSSSTVARVLRGNTRGLRRDSAERAEKIRRIASDLGYLPNARARAFSEQRTKGVGLLYDNDAWIFEGVNDRVVQGLVRELRRDDHHAMLIPLGDGDAWRDLVLGGQVDGCVAFQRLPDEVRDSIRQAGIPCVMLMDDSDPLLPQVLVDDFGGAYAAARHLIGLGHRDFGLFVHEEVKPHCSIRERRRGVEAAMRDAGLEPGFWHCSIATLVDSVLRGDNRQTALICYSDLESTLLVHTLWQFGLRVPEALSIVGFNEKFSTEFMTPPLTTVGFDAERIGRLGAQLLMEKQLKHTKEKPGRTAPNDGEASEDASERPAEIHRVSTELIVRASTAAPKSNPARIDEPAAGGATHAPDTSS; this is encoded by the coding sequence ATGGCCGCCACGATCTACGACATCGCTCGCGAGGCAGGGGTTTCGAGCTCCACGGTCGCGCGTGTGCTCCGGGGGAACACCCGGGGCTTGCGTCGTGACAGTGCCGAGCGAGCCGAGAAGATCCGCCGGATCGCTTCGGACCTTGGCTACCTTCCGAATGCCCGGGCGCGAGCGTTTTCTGAGCAGCGCACCAAGGGTGTCGGCCTGCTCTACGACAACGACGCCTGGATTTTTGAGGGCGTCAACGACCGCGTCGTGCAGGGGCTGGTCCGCGAACTCCGCCGCGACGACCACCACGCGATGTTGATCCCGTTAGGCGACGGCGACGCCTGGCGCGACCTGGTCCTGGGCGGCCAGGTCGACGGCTGCGTGGCGTTTCAGCGCCTCCCGGACGAGGTCCGTGACAGCATCCGTCAGGCGGGGATCCCGTGCGTCATGCTCATGGACGACTCGGACCCGCTGCTGCCGCAGGTGCTGGTCGACGACTTTGGCGGCGCGTACGCCGCTGCCCGGCACCTTATTGGGCTGGGACACCGAGATTTTGGCCTGTTCGTCCACGAGGAGGTCAAGCCGCACTGCAGCATCCGCGAGCGGCGACGCGGCGTCGAGGCGGCGATGCGTGACGCGGGCCTGGAGCCAGGGTTCTGGCACTGCAGCATCGCCACGCTAGTCGACTCGGTGCTCCGGGGCGACAACCGTCAGACCGCGCTCATTTGCTACAGCGACCTCGAATCAACCCTGCTGGTGCACACGCTCTGGCAGTTTGGCCTCCGCGTGCCCGAAGCCCTTAGCATTGTGGGGTTCAACGAAAAATTCTCCACCGAATTCATGACGCCGCCGCTCACGACGGTTGGCTTTGACGCCGAGCGGATTGGCCGGCTCGGTGCGCAGCTGCTGATGGAAAAACAGCTCAAGCATACAAAAGAGAAGCCCGGACGAACCGCGCCGAACGACGGCGAGGCCTCGGAGGACGCCTCGGAACGGCCCGCCGAAATCCACCGCGTCAGCACCGAACTTATCGTACGGGCCTCGACCGCGGCCCCCAAATCGAACCCCGCGCGGATCGATGAACCCGCCGCGGGCGGCGCGACCCACGCCCCAGACACCTCATCTTGA
- a CDS encoding glycoside hydrolase family 31 protein has protein sequence MSPASTTHSACRLVTSLGLTLFLSLAVGAAEPHVAGGPVDASADFREPAAIHFVPAAVESFDATTGQGALRWDRYTRRTNLSFNKVDLAYARAESNEFPASEYERDPVLPFSVTFVSPRTVRLRFATRSDGPVGSQGDRDSLMLADEPPTDPNWKSTENEDAYTFRSKNTEVRLLRDPWRIEIRDNSGRLVTRTRVLNDPATFSAPTPFSFIRRARDLGRSTAASFQLAPDEKIFGCGESFTRFNKRGQRVQLLTRDAMGGQSERMYKPVPFFISSQGYGMFVHTSTPVTCDFGRDFDEAAVITTGDENLDLFLFVGTPKEILTEYTALTGRSPVPPTWSFGLWMSRITYKSEPEVREVAQKLRSNRIPCDVIHLDTGWFENDWQCDYRFAESRFDDPGKMIADLRKQGLRVCLWQLPYFSRKNSLFREIVDNGFHVHDAAGVGPALDAVLDFSNEAAVRWYQQKIAGLLELGVAAIKVDFGEDAPVAGLYASGRSGWHEHNLYPLRYNKAVAEVTRDTTGESIIWARSAWAGSQRYPLHWGGDAENTDSAMAASLRAGLSLGLCGFSYWSHDVGGFVGRPDPELYKRWLAFGALTSHTRCHGAPPREPWEYGEEFQDAFRRTIELKYRLMPYILAQANDCSHRGHPMLRPLFFEFPNDPGSWLVDDQYFFGSDLLVAPLFSPEPDSDNPKRSMYLPPGEWVNFQTGETHSGGTWRSVTAAPVPVAVLHRSGVKIPMVPVAPSTDAIDWDAATPVTVLPE, from the coding sequence ATGTCGCCAGCTAGCACCACGCACTCGGCCTGCCGCCTCGTCACTTCACTTGGACTGACGCTGTTCCTTTCTCTGGCGGTTGGCGCCGCGGAGCCCCACGTCGCCGGAGGGCCAGTCGACGCCAGCGCCGACTTCCGCGAGCCGGCCGCCATCCACTTCGTGCCCGCCGCGGTCGAATCGTTCGACGCGACCACCGGTCAGGGCGCCCTCCGCTGGGACCGCTACACCCGCCGCACCAACCTCTCGTTCAACAAGGTCGACCTCGCCTACGCGCGTGCCGAGAGCAACGAGTTCCCGGCCTCCGAGTACGAACGCGACCCGGTCCTGCCGTTCTCGGTGACGTTTGTCTCGCCCCGCACGGTGCGGCTCCGCTTCGCGACCCGCAGCGACGGCCCGGTCGGGTCGCAGGGCGACCGCGACTCGTTGATGCTCGCCGACGAGCCCCCGACCGACCCGAACTGGAAGTCAACCGAAAACGAGGACGCCTACACCTTCCGCAGCAAGAACACCGAGGTGCGGCTGCTCCGCGACCCGTGGCGGATCGAGATCCGCGACAACTCGGGACGGCTCGTCACCCGCACCCGCGTGCTCAACGACCCCGCCACGTTCTCGGCGCCGACCCCCTTCTCGTTCATCCGCCGCGCCCGCGACCTCGGCCGCAGCACCGCGGCCAGCTTCCAGCTCGCGCCGGACGAGAAGATCTTTGGCTGCGGCGAGTCGTTCACTCGGTTCAACAAGCGGGGCCAGCGGGTGCAGCTGCTCACCCGCGACGCGATGGGCGGGCAGTCGGAGCGGATGTACAAGCCGGTCCCGTTCTTTATCTCGAGTCAGGGGTACGGGATGTTCGTGCACACCAGCACCCCGGTCACCTGCGACTTCGGCCGCGACTTCGACGAGGCGGCCGTCATCACCACCGGCGACGAGAACCTCGACCTGTTCCTGTTTGTCGGCACGCCGAAGGAGATCCTCACCGAGTACACCGCCCTCACCGGCCGCAGCCCGGTCCCGCCCACCTGGTCCTTCGGCCTGTGGATGAGCCGCATCACCTACAAGAGCGAGCCCGAGGTGCGTGAGGTCGCCCAGAAGCTCCGCTCCAACCGCATCCCCTGCGACGTCATCCACCTCGACACCGGCTGGTTCGAGAACGACTGGCAGTGCGACTACCGCTTCGCCGAGTCGCGGTTTGACGACCCCGGCAAGATGATCGCCGACCTGCGCAAGCAGGGCCTCCGCGTCTGCCTGTGGCAGCTCCCCTATTTCAGCCGCAAGAACTCGTTGTTCCGCGAAATTGTTGACAACGGCTTCCACGTGCACGACGCCGCGGGCGTTGGCCCTGCGCTCGACGCGGTGCTCGACTTCAGCAACGAGGCCGCCGTCCGCTGGTACCAGCAGAAGATCGCCGGGCTGCTGGAGCTCGGCGTCGCGGCGATCAAGGTCGACTTCGGCGAGGACGCGCCGGTCGCCGGCTTGTACGCCTCCGGCCGTTCTGGCTGGCACGAGCACAACCTCTACCCGCTCCGCTACAACAAGGCGGTCGCCGAGGTCACCCGCGACACCACCGGCGAGTCGATCATCTGGGCCCGCAGCGCCTGGGCCGGCAGTCAGCGGTACCCGCTCCACTGGGGCGGCGACGCGGAGAACACCGACTCGGCGATGGCGGCCTCACTCCGTGCCGGGCTCTCGCTCGGCCTGTGTGGTTTCAGTTACTGGAGCCACGATGTGGGCGGGTTTGTGGGCCGGCCCGATCCGGAACTCTACAAACGCTGGCTCGCGTTCGGCGCCCTTACCAGCCACACCCGCTGCCACGGCGCGCCGCCGCGCGAGCCGTGGGAGTACGGCGAAGAGTTCCAGGACGCCTTCCGCCGCACTATTGAACTCAAGTACCGACTCATGCCGTACATTCTGGCCCAGGCCAACGACTGCAGCCACCGTGGCCACCCGATGCTGCGGCCGCTGTTCTTCGAGTTCCCAAACGACCCCGGCTCTTGGCTCGTTGACGACCAGTATTTCTTTGGCTCGGACCTGCTGGTCGCCCCGTTGTTCAGTCCCGAACCGGACTCCGACAACCCAAAACGCTCGATGTACCTGCCCCCGGGCGAGTGGGTCAACTTCCAAACCGGCGAAACGCATTCCGGCGGGACCTGGCGCTCGGTCACCGCGGCGCCGGTGCCGGTCGCGGTGCTGCACCGCTCTGGAGTCAAAATCCCAATGGTGCCTGTCGCCCCGTCGACCGACGCGATTGATTGGGACGCCGCAACTCCGGTGACCGTACTGCCGGAGTAG
- a CDS encoding NUDIX domain-containing protein: MNAYLFSVVAVRRGDQFVLVQERKHGQRWYLPAGRVEPGETFECAARREVLEEAGIDVALTGLIGLEQSNTASGVRLRAVFTAEPVGDSPLKSSPDKHTLQAVWVRPSELGHYDLRGVEVASLLEYLAAGGPTASLEVLRREGSDYTLPQVL, from the coding sequence ATGAATGCGTACCTATTTAGTGTGGTCGCCGTTCGGCGGGGCGACCAGTTTGTGCTCGTGCAGGAGCGGAAGCACGGCCAGCGGTGGTACCTGCCCGCCGGCCGCGTCGAGCCGGGCGAGACCTTCGAGTGCGCCGCCCGCCGCGAGGTCCTTGAAGAGGCCGGCATCGATGTCGCGCTCACCGGCCTTATCGGACTCGAACAGTCGAACACCGCCAGCGGCGTCCGGCTGCGGGCGGTGTTCACCGCCGAACCGGTTGGCGACTCGCCGCTCAAGTCGTCGCCCGACAAGCACACCCTGCAGGCGGTCTGGGTGCGGCCGTCTGAGCTTGGCCATTACGACCTGCGGGGCGTCGAGGTGGCGTCGCTGCTCGAGTACCTGGCCGCCGGCGGCCCGACCGCGTCCCTTGAGGTGCTGCGGCGCGAGGGGTCGGACTACACCTTGCCTCAAGTGCTCTAG
- a CDS encoding GxGYxYP domain-containing protein: MTASLPLPTFLLAALLLATSGGFDAAANPATIHAFAMDGASDHTLSLMAGLSGVVARTSPEVHLGFRDSDPAADPDFWLNRHVENNPGTRVVWQDDAGWFLEHYKPLLSGYVLYDDGSLNQATSVAGAVGAVMVHESLVGGTVGAALAESGLEQIEDVRGRSSDWVFDRYDFNRELIYRQQPSKLHQLRAHAVLNGGFVFDATGATRDRYLAAQRPQSLVLGWGYENDEQEFFSSASRHNLMTVPADFLQSSAGPARWEVVLPPRPGKADPATPTRPDAHYVAFVMSDGDNAQWLTNTFATSGRWFGSPHRGAFPMTFDLTPALLEINPTALKYFYDQAGPDAQPTTFVTAGGHGINYPSQINDIAGYVDATVQAMQRVDHNVISILDPDNPAEALDALAARPEIAGVMFKTNSGGYADRHGEVRWSSGTAIAAVRYTLWEGFETPDSLTAKLNAAPRDALHDPASYSIVNVHPWSDITDGHGRGDPMSNVAAIVERLDNGVEVVTLEELFLHLSRNQETLSRSVKDDASK, from the coding sequence ATGACCGCATCCCTGCCCCTACCGACCTTCTTGCTGGCCGCTCTGCTCCTCGCCACGTCCGGCGGCTTCGACGCCGCCGCCAATCCGGCGACCATCCACGCCTTCGCGATGGACGGCGCCAGCGACCACACGCTGTCGTTGATGGCGGGCCTGTCGGGCGTGGTCGCGAGGACCTCGCCGGAGGTGCACCTTGGGTTCCGCGATTCGGACCCGGCCGCGGATCCAGACTTTTGGCTCAACCGCCATGTGGAGAACAACCCAGGAACGCGGGTCGTCTGGCAGGATGACGCGGGATGGTTTCTCGAGCACTACAAGCCCCTGCTCTCGGGCTACGTGCTGTACGACGACGGCTCGCTGAACCAAGCCACCAGCGTGGCCGGCGCCGTTGGGGCGGTGATGGTACACGAGTCGCTCGTGGGCGGGACGGTAGGGGCCGCGCTCGCCGAGTCGGGGCTCGAGCAGATCGAGGACGTCCGCGGGCGCAGCAGCGACTGGGTGTTTGACCGCTACGACTTCAACCGCGAGCTAATCTACCGTCAGCAGCCGAGCAAGCTGCACCAGCTCCGCGCCCACGCGGTGCTGAACGGCGGGTTCGTGTTCGACGCCACCGGCGCTACACGCGACCGCTACCTGGCCGCGCAGCGGCCGCAGTCGCTGGTGCTGGGCTGGGGCTACGAGAACGACGAGCAGGAGTTCTTCAGCTCTGCCTCGCGGCACAACCTGATGACCGTGCCGGCAGACTTCCTGCAGTCGTCGGCGGGGCCGGCGCGGTGGGAGGTCGTGCTGCCACCGCGGCCCGGCAAGGCCGACCCCGCGACGCCAACCCGGCCCGACGCGCACTACGTGGCGTTCGTCATGAGCGACGGCGACAATGCCCAGTGGCTGACCAACACGTTCGCCACCAGCGGCCGCTGGTTTGGCTCGCCGCACCGGGGCGCCTTCCCGATGACTTTCGACCTCACGCCGGCGCTGCTGGAGATCAACCCGACCGCGCTGAAGTACTTCTACGACCAGGCCGGCCCGGACGCGCAGCCGACGACCTTCGTCACTGCCGGCGGCCACGGCATCAACTACCCAAGCCAGATCAATGACATCGCGGGGTACGTCGACGCGACCGTACAGGCGATGCAGCGGGTCGACCACAACGTCATCTCGATCCTCGACCCCGACAACCCTGCCGAGGCGCTCGACGCCCTGGCCGCCAGGCCGGAGATTGCAGGCGTGATGTTCAAGACCAACTCCGGCGGCTACGCCGACCGCCACGGCGAGGTCCGCTGGAGCAGCGGCACGGCGATCGCCGCGGTGCGGTACACGCTGTGGGAAGGCTTCGAGACCCCCGACAGCCTGACCGCCAAGCTCAACGCCGCCCCCCGCGACGCGCTGCACGACCCGGCGTCGTACTCGATCGTCAACGTTCACCCGTGGTCCGACATCACTGATGGCCACGGCCGGGGCGACCCGATGAGCAACGTCGCGGCCATCGTGGAACGGCTAGACAACGGCGTCGAGGTGGTGACGCTGGAGGAGCTGTTCTTGCACTTGAGCCGAAACCAGGAGACGCTGTCGCGCAGCGTCAAGGACGACGCGAGCAAGTGA
- a CDS encoding 50S ribosomal protein L11 methyltransferase: MISLALRILERVPTSVSPWADAARQRKYFRRRFAGFQQEVRRRLYPGNMKISVLSGPFQGMRYLDEVVWGSITSKWLGSYEIELDEALTQLAAPPVDTVIDVGCAEGYYAVGAALMNASAKVYAFDVDPFSRRQVSRMSVLNGVADRVVVGKFCSHSDLQQLSSRGTTLVICDIEGGEVELLDPVKAPCLRDCDVLVEVHEASQASHEVELLLKRRFAATHKITTVRARSREAWIERDAPNLLETHDRDFLQAATDEHRGNGQTWLAMRSVG, translated from the coding sequence ATGATCAGCCTTGCCCTTCGAATTCTCGAGCGCGTGCCGACTTCGGTCTCTCCTTGGGCCGATGCGGCTCGGCAACGGAAGTACTTCCGCCGCCGATTCGCCGGCTTTCAACAGGAGGTCCGGCGGCGTCTCTACCCCGGCAACATGAAGATCTCGGTGCTGTCGGGTCCCTTCCAAGGGATGCGGTACCTCGACGAAGTCGTTTGGGGTTCCATCACCTCGAAGTGGCTCGGGTCGTACGAGATCGAGCTAGACGAAGCGCTCACCCAGCTAGCGGCGCCGCCGGTAGACACCGTGATTGATGTCGGTTGCGCCGAAGGCTACTACGCGGTCGGTGCGGCGTTGATGAACGCCAGCGCCAAGGTCTACGCCTTTGACGTCGACCCGTTCTCGCGTCGTCAGGTCTCCCGGATGTCGGTGCTCAACGGCGTCGCTGACCGGGTGGTCGTGGGCAAGTTCTGTTCGCACAGCGACCTCCAGCAGCTTTCCAGCCGCGGCACCACGCTTGTGATCTGCGATATCGAGGGGGGCGAGGTCGAACTACTCGACCCAGTCAAGGCGCCGTGCCTGCGCGACTGCGACGTGTTGGTCGAAGTGCACGAGGCCAGCCAAGCGAGTCACGAGGTAGAACTGCTGCTGAAGCGTCGCTTTGCTGCCACACACAAGATCACGACCGTCCGGGCGCGCTCGCGTGAGGCCTGGATTGAGCGCGACGCCCCCAATCTCCTCGAGACGCATGACCGGGATTTCTTGCAAGCGGCAACCGACGAACACCGCGGCAACGGTCAGACCTGGCTGGCGATGCGCTCGGTCGGCTAG
- a CDS encoding alpha-N-arabinofuranosidase, producing MRTATRLATTLLLTFLASSAATQATAGEATAVIRADQEVGKISRHVYGHFAEHLGRCIYDGIWVGKDSSIPNTDGVRNDVFDALKKLEVPNLRWPGGCFADDYHWRDGIGPKDQRPKRINMHWGQVTDTNAFGTHEFLDLCEKLGADAYLAGNVGSGTPDEMRDWLEYMTFDGDSELANLRRQNGREEPWKVPFFGVGNENWGCGGNMRPEYYADLYRRYATYCRNFSGDRITLVACGANGHDANWTKVMTERIGRRMPAISLHYYTVYPAWANKTTATGFGEKEWAAVLSECLRMRSAIGNAEESLDEIDPNNRIGLYVDEWGAWYQNEPGTPGYALYQQNSLRDALLAGITLHIFHEHNDRVRVANIAQVVNVLQAMILTDGDKMLLTPSYHLFEMYRVHHDATRLPVELESPEYSHEGHKLPAVSLSASRSKEGVVNVSIVNAHASEAMDLTCTLEGVDGDQVSGRVLTADKLDAHNTFDAPEVVAPTAFNDAKLDAGKLSVRVPAHSVVVLSVE from the coding sequence ATGCGCACAGCAACTCGACTGGCGACCACGCTCCTTCTAACCTTCCTCGCTTCGTCCGCCGCGACCCAGGCCACCGCCGGCGAGGCGACCGCCGTTATCCGCGCGGACCAAGAGGTCGGCAAGATCAGCCGCCACGTCTACGGGCACTTTGCCGAGCACCTGGGCCGCTGCATCTACGACGGCATCTGGGTCGGCAAAGACTCATCGATCCCCAACACCGACGGCGTGCGCAACGACGTCTTCGACGCGCTCAAGAAGCTCGAGGTCCCCAACCTCCGCTGGCCGGGCGGCTGCTTCGCCGACGATTACCACTGGCGCGACGGAATCGGCCCTAAGGACCAGCGCCCCAAGCGGATCAACATGCACTGGGGACAGGTCACCGACACCAACGCCTTCGGCACCCACGAGTTCCTCGACCTGTGCGAGAAGCTCGGCGCCGACGCCTACCTGGCCGGCAACGTCGGCAGCGGCACGCCGGACGAGATGCGTGACTGGCTCGAGTACATGACCTTCGACGGCGACAGCGAGCTCGCCAACCTCCGCCGCCAGAACGGCCGCGAGGAGCCGTGGAAGGTCCCGTTCTTCGGCGTCGGCAACGAGAACTGGGGCTGCGGGGGTAACATGCGGCCCGAGTACTACGCCGACCTCTACCGCCGGTACGCGACCTACTGCCGCAACTTCTCCGGCGACCGCATTACCCTGGTCGCCTGCGGGGCCAACGGGCACGACGCCAACTGGACCAAGGTCATGACCGAGCGGATCGGGCGGCGGATGCCGGCCATCTCGCTGCACTACTACACGGTCTACCCCGCCTGGGCCAACAAGACCACCGCCACCGGCTTCGGCGAGAAGGAGTGGGCCGCTGTGCTGAGCGAGTGCCTACGGATGCGCAGCGCCATCGGCAACGCCGAGGAGTCGCTCGACGAGATCGACCCCAACAACCGCATCGGCCTGTACGTCGACGAGTGGGGCGCGTGGTACCAGAACGAGCCCGGCACACCCGGCTACGCCCTCTACCAGCAGAACTCGCTCCGCGACGCGCTCTTGGCGGGCATCACGCTGCACATCTTCCACGAGCACAACGACCGCGTGCGGGTCGCCAACATCGCCCAGGTAGTCAACGTGCTGCAGGCGATGATCCTGACCGACGGCGACAAGATGCTGCTGACGCCCAGCTACCACCTGTTCGAGATGTACCGCGTCCACCACGACGCCACCCGTCTGCCAGTCGAGCTGGAGTCGCCCGAGTACTCGCACGAGGGCCACAAGCTGCCCGCAGTGAGCCTGTCGGCCTCGCGCAGCAAGGAGGGCGTGGTGAACGTGTCGATCGTCAACGCCCACGCCTCCGAGGCGATGGACCTTACCTGCACGCTCGAGGGCGTCGACGGCGACCAGGTGAGCGGCCGCGTGCTGACTGCCGACAAGCTTGACGCGCACAATACTTTTGACGCGCCGGAAGTCGTCGCCCCGACCGCCTTCAACGACGCCAAGCTCGACGCCGGCAAGCTCTCGGTCCGCGTTCCGGCCCACTCGGTGGTGGTGCTTTCGGTTGAGTAG